The Aminithiophilus ramosus genome contains a region encoding:
- a CDS encoding precorrin-8X methylmutase, producing MSDTYADSPERIETKSLDLIDSLLPSYGIADDLFPLVRRVVHASADFSLANLVAATCPLADLAHTLAQGGPLFCDVSMVASGISPALLDRTELKPLSLIHDERVARLSARSGKTRAMAAVDLAVDEGVSLFAFGNAPTALFRLLERAAQGAPVRVVVAMPVGFVGAAESKERLLASGLPSVVLRGPRGGSNLCAAAVNALIRLALDLR from the coding sequence ATGAGCGACACCTACGCCGACAGCCCGGAGCGGATCGAGACGAAAAGCCTCGATCTCATCGACTCCCTCCTCCCCTCCTACGGAATCGCCGACGACCTTTTCCCCCTGGTCCGCCGCGTCGTCCACGCCTCGGCCGATTTTTCCCTGGCCAACCTCGTCGCCGCCACCTGCCCTCTGGCCGATCTGGCCCACACGCTGGCCCAGGGCGGCCCTCTCTTCTGCGACGTATCCATGGTGGCCTCCGGCATCTCTCCTGCCCTGCTGGACCGGACGGAGCTGAAACCCCTTTCCCTCATCCACGACGAGAGGGTGGCCCGCCTTTCCGCCCGATCGGGGAAGACTCGGGCCATGGCCGCCGTCGACCTCGCCGTCGATGAGGGCGTGAGCCTCTTCGCCTTCGGCAACGCCCCGACGGCCCTTTTCCGCCTTCTCGAACGGGCCGCCCAGGGAGCGCCGGTCCGCGTCGTCGTGGCCATGCCCGTCGGCTTCGTCGGTGCCGCGGAGAGCAAGGAGCGTCTCCTGGCGTCGGGACTTCCCTCCGTCGTCCTCAGAGGGCCTCGAGGCGGCTCCAATCTCTGCGCCGCAGCCGTCAACGCCCTGATCCGCCTGGCTTTGGACCTGCGATGA
- a CDS encoding universal stress protein — protein sequence MTSKILVAVDSSKLAQELVLFSLALSRRLGCPCDFIHVLPPIDPWLGYKAWLPQEAIKSAEEEARGKLTRLIARAEPASLPSIHIAQGSASEKIIEKVKEGGYDLLVVGHKGDNPLVEIVVGSTAASVARYAPCSVLIYRPGLDIL from the coding sequence TTGACCTCAAAGATCCTCGTCGCCGTCGACTCGAGCAAGCTCGCCCAGGAATTGGTCCTTTTCAGCCTCGCCCTCTCACGCCGCCTCGGCTGTCCCTGCGATTTCATCCACGTCCTCCCTCCCATCGATCCCTGGCTGGGCTACAAGGCCTGGCTGCCGCAGGAGGCCATCAAGAGCGCCGAAGAGGAGGCCCGGGGGAAATTGACGCGCCTCATCGCCCGAGCCGAACCGGCTAGCCTCCCCTCCATCCACATCGCCCAGGGAAGCGCCTCGGAGAAAATCATCGAGAAGGTCAAGGAAGGCGGCTACGATCTTCTCGTCGTCGGCCACAAGGGGGACAACCCCCTTGTGGAGATCGTCGTCGGCAGCACGGCCGCCTCCGTGGCCCGCTATGCCCCCTGCTCCGTCCTCATCTACCGACCGGGTCTGGACATCCTCTGA
- a CDS encoding ABC transporter ATP-binding protein — translation MTAFLTMKELSVAYEGKTALQGLSTSLPSKGLTALIGPNGSGKSTFLKTLAGLLPYSGNLILQGRELRLWRRPDLGLKVGLQTQQATFTFPFSVCDVIAMGRLPHSRSFARPHGDDVFVLEAARAVDVEDLLLRPVTALSGGEGQRVMTALLLAQDPDLFLLDEPTSALDPRQALAILALLRRLAGRGKSVIAAVHDVNHALTWADSVMALKRGRLLFHGEASAVAGPLLEEVYDTPFEAYHSKGGQTLWRASSLSSP, via the coding sequence GTGACGGCCTTCCTGACGATGAAGGAGCTCTCCGTCGCCTATGAGGGCAAAACGGCCCTGCAGGGCCTATCGACGTCTCTCCCGTCGAAAGGCCTCACGGCCCTCATCGGTCCCAACGGCAGCGGCAAAAGCACCTTCCTGAAGACCTTGGCGGGGCTTCTCCCCTACTCGGGCAACCTGATCCTCCAGGGAAGGGAACTGCGTCTTTGGCGTCGTCCCGACCTGGGACTCAAGGTGGGACTTCAGACGCAACAGGCGACCTTCACCTTTCCTTTCTCCGTCTGCGACGTCATCGCGATGGGACGCCTTCCCCACAGCCGGAGTTTCGCGAGGCCTCACGGCGACGATGTTTTCGTCCTCGAAGCCGCCAGGGCCGTCGATGTCGAGGACCTCCTCCTTCGCCCCGTCACGGCGCTGTCGGGCGGAGAGGGGCAGCGGGTCATGACGGCCCTCCTTCTGGCCCAGGACCCCGATCTCTTCCTTCTCGACGAGCCCACGTCGGCTCTCGATCCCCGCCAGGCCCTGGCCATTCTCGCCCTCCTCCGTCGCCTGGCCGGGAGGGGAAAATCCGTCATCGCCGCCGTCCACGACGTCAACCACGCCCTGACCTGGGCCGATTCCGTCATGGCCCTCAAAAGAGGCCGCCTCCTTTTTCACGGAGAGGCCTCAGCCGTTGCCGGCCCCCTCCTCGAAGAGGTTTACGACACCCCTTTCGAGGCTTACCATTCGAAAGGAGGACAAACGCTTTGGCGCGCCTCGTCGCTCTCGTCACCCTGA
- a CDS encoding branched-chain amino acid ABC transporter permease, with product MGTFLQVALDGLFNGLLYAVVAAGLSLIWGVMDVINFAHGEFLMIAMYLSYWLGFLLNVDPILSSLAGGLFVFLVGALTYRLIISHTIGKSAMSALLATFGLSMLLKNICLNRFSPNFRLLQGTLLGGKTFSVGGIIVPLPQLFIGLVALVLLFLLYGLVKKTRLGWAIQATAMDKEAAELMGIDTEKIYLLVFGLGGACVGIAGALLPSYLAVHPEVGGLFSLIAFVCVAMGGFGSIPGALLASLLIGLVEAFAGFYIAPVFKYVAVFGLYLVVVMVRPRGLFGW from the coding sequence ATGGGAACCTTCCTGCAAGTGGCCCTGGACGGTCTCTTCAACGGGCTTCTCTACGCCGTCGTCGCCGCTGGGCTGAGCCTGATCTGGGGCGTGATGGACGTCATCAATTTCGCCCACGGTGAGTTTCTCATGATCGCCATGTACTTGAGCTATTGGCTGGGTTTCCTCCTGAATGTCGACCCCATTCTCTCCTCCCTGGCAGGCGGGCTTTTTGTCTTCCTCGTAGGAGCTCTGACCTACAGACTCATCATCAGTCACACCATCGGCAAGTCGGCCATGTCGGCCCTTCTGGCCACTTTCGGTCTCTCCATGCTCCTGAAAAACATCTGCCTCAACCGCTTTTCCCCCAATTTCCGTCTCCTTCAGGGAACCTTGCTGGGCGGAAAGACCTTCAGCGTCGGCGGGATCATCGTCCCTCTCCCCCAGCTTTTCATCGGCCTCGTCGCTCTCGTCCTCCTCTTTCTCCTCTACGGCCTCGTCAAGAAGACCCGTCTCGGCTGGGCCATCCAGGCCACGGCCATGGACAAGGAGGCCGCCGAGCTGATGGGCATCGACACGGAGAAGATCTACCTTCTTGTCTTCGGTCTCGGAGGGGCCTGCGTCGGCATCGCCGGGGCCCTCCTGCCCTCCTATCTGGCCGTTCATCCCGAGGTCGGAGGCCTTTTCAGCCTCATCGCCTTCGTCTGCGTCGCCATGGGCGGTTTCGGCAGCATTCCCGGGGCCCTTCTGGCGTCGCTCCTCATCGGCCTCGTCGAGGCCTTCGCCGGTTTCTACATCGCCCCCGTCTTCAAGTATGTCGCTGTCTTCGGTCTCTATCTCGTCGTCGTCATGGTCCGGCCTCGGGGCCTCTTCGGGTGGTGA
- a CDS encoding ABC transporter substrate-binding protein: MARLVALVTLILTLAAPVEAEGPQRIVSLYPGHSENIVALGAGDRLVALSRSDDDGLLPDLPRLSPKVGGEALLALAPDLVIARSLVLRLNPALEPTLAEAGIALLCLDPPLWEDFDTYLRALSTALSADADEAVGRAASLRRALADEAESRRGGRPRPRVFIEATEKGLHTCAPHSWAARLVTLVGGENIAATEGEEEEAKPLMAWGIERFLKEARLGLDIYIVQQGTMNGATVDDVRRRPWMEPFGGVKVVAVEEGLLSRPSLLGLERGGRELIDIFYPREESLP, translated from the coding sequence TTGGCGCGCCTCGTCGCTCTCGTCACCCTGATTCTGACCCTGGCCGCCCCCGTCGAGGCGGAAGGGCCGCAACGCATCGTCTCCCTCTACCCCGGCCACAGCGAGAACATCGTCGCCCTGGGCGCGGGAGACCGTCTCGTCGCCCTCTCGCGGAGCGACGACGACGGACTCCTGCCCGACCTTCCTCGTCTGAGCCCCAAAGTGGGAGGAGAGGCCCTCCTGGCCCTGGCCCCCGATCTCGTCATCGCCAGGAGTCTTGTGCTTCGTCTCAACCCCGCCCTGGAGCCGACCCTCGCCGAGGCGGGCATTGCCCTTCTCTGCCTCGACCCTCCTCTCTGGGAGGACTTCGACACCTACCTGCGCGCCTTGTCCACAGCCCTGTCCGCCGACGCCGACGAAGCGGTAGGGAGAGCCGCCTCGCTCCGTCGCGCCCTGGCCGACGAAGCCGAGAGCCGTCGCGGAGGAAGGCCTAGGCCCCGCGTCTTCATCGAGGCCACGGAAAAAGGCCTTCATACCTGCGCTCCCCATTCCTGGGCCGCCCGTCTCGTGACCCTGGTCGGAGGGGAAAACATCGCCGCGACGGAGGGAGAAGAGGAGGAGGCGAAACCCCTCATGGCCTGGGGGATCGAACGCTTTCTCAAAGAGGCCCGTCTGGGCCTGGATATTTACATCGTCCAACAGGGGACGATGAACGGAGCCACCGTCGACGACGTCCGCCGGCGCCCCTGGATGGAACCTTTCGGTGGCGTGAAGGTCGTAGCCGTCGAAGAAGGCCTTCTGAGCCGCCCCTCTCTTCTCGGCCTCGAAAGAGGAGGACGGGAACTGATCGATATCTTCTACCCCAGGGAGGAATCTCTGCCATGA
- a CDS encoding branched-chain amino acid ABC transporter permease: protein MKRSSPRARQDLLWFGLLALLAAAPLIPGLLRSSFTEHVLIQVLLYAGMAQSWNILGGYCGQVSFGHSVFFGIGAYGAGMAVVTYGLPPWAGALAGALTAAVVAVAISYPCFKLKGHYFAIATFAIVEIFNRLFMVWYWVGGALGLDYSFSEPGWIHFVWYESKRGYFYGVLLLFALIFGVVRWIERHRLGYYLRAVREGQETAESLGVDSSRVKLTAMALSAFLAALCGAFFAQYNYRVDPPMVMSLDMSMKFVLITILGGVGTFYGPLLGAALLIPLQEYSRALLGGIGGGVDLILFGLLIVVVVVYQPRGIMGIIDGILSRRQRSEERGD, encoded by the coding sequence ATGAAGAGATCGAGTCCTCGAGCCCGTCAGGATCTTCTCTGGTTCGGCCTTCTGGCCCTTCTCGCCGCCGCTCCCCTCATCCCGGGGCTGCTGAGAAGTTCCTTCACGGAGCACGTCCTGATACAGGTTCTTCTCTACGCGGGCATGGCCCAGTCCTGGAATATTCTGGGCGGCTACTGCGGCCAGGTCTCCTTCGGTCATTCCGTCTTCTTCGGCATAGGCGCCTACGGGGCGGGCATGGCCGTCGTCACCTACGGGCTCCCCCCCTGGGCCGGAGCCCTCGCCGGTGCCCTGACGGCGGCTGTCGTTGCCGTTGCCATCAGCTACCCCTGCTTCAAATTGAAAGGGCACTATTTCGCCATAGCCACCTTTGCCATCGTCGAGATTTTCAACCGCCTCTTCATGGTCTGGTACTGGGTCGGTGGAGCCCTGGGGCTCGATTACAGCTTCAGTGAGCCCGGATGGATCCATTTTGTCTGGTACGAGTCCAAACGGGGCTACTTCTACGGAGTCCTGCTCCTTTTCGCCCTCATTTTCGGCGTCGTCCGATGGATCGAGAGGCACCGTCTGGGCTACTATCTCCGCGCCGTCCGGGAGGGACAGGAGACGGCCGAATCGCTCGGCGTCGACAGTTCCCGGGTCAAGCTCACGGCCATGGCCCTCTCGGCCTTTCTGGCCGCCCTCTGCGGCGCCTTTTTCGCCCAGTACAACTACCGCGTCGATCCCCCCATGGTCATGTCCCTCGACATGTCGATGAAATTCGTCCTCATCACCATCCTCGGCGGTGTGGGAACCTTCTACGGCCCCCTTCTCGGCGCGGCCCTGCTCATTCCCCTCCAGGAGTACAGCAGGGCTCTCCTCGGCGGCATCGGCGGCGGCGTCGACCTGATCCTCTTCGGCCTTCTCATCGTCGTCGTCGTCGTCTATCAGCCTCGGGGCATCATGGGCATCATCGACGGAATCCTTTCGAGGCGGCAACGGTCAGAGGAAAGGGGCGACTAG
- a CDS encoding FecCD family ABC transporter permease, with translation MDREHLTEHRRRKGRHLVWLLSTLTALLLLVSFFRITFGDWEIAPLRALSLLVGPVEKGSPEGLVVRTLRLPRLLAAVGAGGTLSVSGVVLQGLLSNPLAEPYTLGIASGAAFGAAFAFSFGVPLTATSFIGAFGALCLSWFLARRAGGATTAYLVLAGIIVNAFLSAGVTLLKALADDRLAAIVLWLMGGFSGATMEGAMAVWLGGALVFIPAFIKGREMDALSLGEGRGALLGIEEGRLRLLLLASATLATALTVSRFGIIGFVGLVAPHLLRLLLGPEHRPLLLASFLGGGALLAASDGLAQKLGELPVGVITALLGGPVFCWILLRGSRR, from the coding sequence GTGGATAGAGAACACCTGACGGAGCACCGTCGCCGGAAAGGCCGGCACCTTGTCTGGCTCCTGTCGACTCTGACGGCCCTTCTCCTTCTCGTCTCCTTTTTTCGCATCACCTTCGGCGACTGGGAGATCGCCCCTCTCCGGGCCCTCTCCCTCCTCGTCGGCCCCGTCGAGAAGGGCTCTCCTGAAGGACTCGTCGTCAGAACGCTGCGTCTCCCCCGGCTCCTTGCCGCCGTCGGCGCCGGAGGGACATTGAGCGTCTCCGGCGTCGTCCTTCAGGGGCTTCTCTCCAACCCCCTGGCCGAGCCCTACACGCTGGGCATCGCATCGGGAGCGGCTTTCGGCGCCGCCTTCGCCTTCTCCTTCGGCGTCCCCCTGACGGCGACCTCTTTCATCGGCGCCTTCGGCGCCCTCTGCCTTTCCTGGTTTCTGGCCCGCCGCGCGGGAGGGGCAACGACGGCCTACCTCGTCCTCGCGGGGATCATCGTCAACGCCTTCCTCTCGGCCGGCGTGACCCTCCTCAAGGCTCTGGCCGACGATCGTCTCGCGGCGATCGTCCTCTGGCTCATGGGAGGTTTTTCGGGGGCGACGATGGAGGGCGCGATGGCCGTCTGGCTCGGGGGAGCCCTCGTTTTCATCCCGGCCTTCATAAAGGGACGCGAGATGGATGCCCTCTCCCTCGGCGAGGGAAGAGGAGCCCTGCTGGGTATCGAAGAGGGGCGGCTCCGCCTCCTCCTGCTGGCCTCGGCGACCCTGGCCACGGCACTGACCGTTTCACGCTTCGGCATCATCGGCTTCGTCGGCCTCGTGGCCCCCCATCTGCTGCGTCTTCTTCTCGGCCCCGAACATCGGCCCCTCCTTCTGGCCTCCTTTCTGGGTGGCGGCGCCCTTCTGGCCGCCTCCGACGGTCTGGCCCAGAAACTGGGCGAACTTCCCGTGGGCGTCATCACGGCTCTTCTGGGCGGCCCCGTCTTCTGCTGGATTCTTCTTAGGGGAAGCCGTCGGTGA
- a CDS encoding ABC transporter substrate-binding protein produces the protein MKRQLCGKSLFLVLLSLLMVAVLAGVSSADEKVIKIGTLFPLTGPVALAGQRCRAAVETAAEVINNAHPELQVPLAAQEGILDGYKIVLIHADHQGKPDVAKSEAERLFDQEKVWAIIGSYNSSATKPASFVAELKKQIFMCGCSSSGALTERNFKYFFRMAPTDKTESLEFVEFMEWLNETRETGLKTVGLIYENTEFGKHAAEEGRMAAEAKGFKVVADVPFNPGATNLNSEVQTLKAANPDAVFGACLGGDYTLWVRTMKQMSWLPKVALNYCTGYQDPIIAGQLGDDANYFMGGTGYAPEFAGLMPAVAAVEEIYKGKTDPSVPFDSDSIQEAVALFVLAQAIEKAGALDPTKVAETLYANEWESPLSMGGKVAFAPGGQNIRAMSMLTQLQGGQYKRIYPADLADTEAVVPMVPWEKR, from the coding sequence ATGAAACGGCAGCTTTGCGGAAAAAGCCTGTTCCTGGTTCTCCTGTCTTTGCTGATGGTGGCTGTTCTTGCGGGAGTGTCGTCAGCCGACGAAAAGGTGATCAAGATCGGAACGCTCTTTCCCCTGACGGGGCCTGTCGCCCTGGCTGGCCAGCGCTGTCGCGCCGCCGTCGAGACGGCAGCGGAAGTCATCAACAACGCCCATCCCGAACTGCAGGTTCCTCTGGCTGCCCAGGAGGGGATTCTGGACGGCTACAAGATTGTCCTCATCCATGCCGATCACCAGGGCAAACCCGACGTGGCCAAGTCGGAGGCCGAGCGTCTTTTCGACCAGGAGAAGGTCTGGGCCATCATCGGCAGTTACAACAGCTCCGCCACCAAACCGGCCAGCTTCGTCGCCGAGCTGAAGAAACAGATCTTCATGTGCGGCTGTTCCAGTTCGGGTGCCCTTACGGAGCGGAACTTCAAGTACTTCTTCCGCATGGCTCCGACGGACAAGACGGAATCGCTGGAGTTCGTCGAGTTTATGGAGTGGCTCAACGAGACGAGAGAGACGGGTCTCAAGACGGTGGGGCTCATCTACGAGAACACCGAGTTCGGCAAGCACGCCGCCGAAGAGGGACGGATGGCCGCCGAGGCCAAGGGCTTCAAGGTCGTCGCCGACGTGCCCTTCAACCCCGGTGCCACCAACCTCAACAGCGAAGTGCAGACGCTGAAGGCCGCCAATCCCGACGCCGTCTTCGGCGCCTGCCTGGGCGGCGACTACACCCTCTGGGTCCGGACGATGAAGCAGATGAGCTGGCTCCCCAAGGTGGCCCTCAACTACTGCACCGGCTACCAGGATCCCATCATCGCCGGTCAGCTCGGCGACGATGCCAACTACTTCATGGGCGGCACGGGCTACGCTCCCGAGTTCGCCGGCCTCATGCCGGCCGTCGCCGCCGTCGAGGAGATCTACAAGGGCAAGACCGATCCCAGCGTTCCTTTCGACAGCGACTCGATCCAGGAGGCTGTCGCCCTCTTCGTCCTGGCCCAGGCCATCGAGAAGGCCGGCGCACTCGATCCGACCAAGGTCGCCGAGACCCTCTACGCCAACGAGTGGGAGTCGCCCCTCTCCATGGGCGGCAAGGTCGCCTTCGCTCCCGGCGGACAGAACATCAGGGCCATGAGCATGCTCACCCAGCTTCAGGGCGGTCAGTACAAGCGCATCTACCCCGCCGATTTGGCCGACACGGAAGCCGTCGTTCCCATGGTTCCCTGGGAGAAACGCTGA
- a CDS encoding ABC transporter ATP-binding protein has protein sequence MALLEARNVTMTFGSLVANDDVSFDVEEGSVVGLIGPNGAGKTTLFNCISGFYRPTSGRLVFKGEDVTNLPAHAMARRGAVRTFQVVRPLKEMTVLDNVLVGAFLRGTDEERARKVALECLALCHLDDMRDRLAGGLPIGYKKRLEMARALATEPSLLMLDESMAGLTSTEIKAAVEIIRGLKARGITLLVVEHIMEAVMSVADKIVVLDGGVKIAEGPPREVVEDERVITAYLGAKFSQRLKASKEGAPRD, from the coding sequence ATGGCCCTTCTCGAAGCGCGCAACGTGACGATGACCTTCGGTTCCCTCGTGGCCAACGACGACGTCTCCTTCGACGTCGAGGAAGGGAGCGTCGTCGGTCTCATCGGTCCCAACGGGGCGGGCAAGACGACGCTCTTCAACTGCATCTCCGGTTTCTACCGGCCCACGTCGGGACGTCTCGTCTTCAAGGGCGAGGACGTGACGAATCTTCCGGCCCATGCGATGGCCCGCCGCGGTGCCGTTCGGACCTTCCAGGTCGTCCGTCCCCTCAAGGAGATGACCGTTCTCGACAACGTCCTCGTCGGCGCCTTCCTGCGCGGCACCGACGAGGAGCGGGCTCGGAAGGTTGCCCTCGAGTGTCTCGCCCTCTGTCATCTCGACGACATGCGAGACCGTTTGGCCGGAGGACTGCCCATCGGCTACAAAAAGCGGCTCGAGATGGCCCGTGCCCTGGCCACGGAGCCGAGCCTGCTCATGCTCGACGAATCCATGGCGGGGCTGACGTCGACGGAGATCAAGGCCGCCGTCGAAATCATCCGGGGGCTGAAGGCGCGGGGCATCACGCTCCTCGTCGTCGAGCACATCATGGAGGCCGTCATGTCCGTGGCCGACAAGATCGTCGTCCTCGACGGAGGCGTCAAGATCGCCGAAGGACCTCCCCGGGAGGTCGTCGAGGACGAACGGGTCATCACGGCCTACCTGGGGGCCAAATTCAGCCAGAGACTGAAGGCGTCGAAGGAGGGTGCCCCTCGTGACTGA
- a CDS encoding sirohydrochlorin cobaltochelatase, giving the protein MKKLLLLLPVAALFALSGVAFAGQGEVSEKEIRRAVLVVSFGTSMPEARHAIDSLVDEARRAFPEAEVRLAYTSNIIRRKILKEENLFIPTPLEALAKLQDDGFTHVYVQPTHIIPGEEYEDLGRVVTALASIPGKFGFEKIVLGAPLLADEGDCADLAAILHRTYGDRLGKDRAVVFMGHGSPHSANAFYSQMALCLEKVSDRFFLGTVEGFPSFDDMVRHLEKSGVRRVTLVPLMIVAGDHARNDMADGDDPESWLSQLKEKGYRVDAVISGLGENSEVRALFLKHLKALID; this is encoded by the coding sequence TTGAAAAAGCTGCTGCTCCTTCTCCCCGTGGCCGCCCTCTTCGCCCTGAGCGGCGTCGCCTTCGCCGGCCAGGGCGAGGTCTCCGAAAAAGAGATCCGACGGGCCGTTCTGGTCGTCTCCTTCGGCACATCCATGCCCGAGGCCCGTCACGCCATCGACAGCCTCGTCGACGAGGCCCGCAGGGCCTTTCCCGAAGCGGAAGTCCGTCTGGCCTACACGTCCAACATCATCCGCCGAAAAATACTGAAGGAAGAAAACCTCTTCATCCCCACCCCTCTCGAGGCCCTGGCCAAACTGCAGGACGACGGGTTCACCCACGTTTACGTCCAGCCGACGCACATCATCCCCGGGGAGGAATACGAAGATCTGGGTCGCGTCGTCACCGCCCTGGCCTCGATTCCCGGCAAGTTCGGCTTCGAAAAGATCGTCCTCGGAGCCCCGCTCCTGGCCGACGAAGGGGATTGCGCCGACCTTGCGGCCATTCTCCACCGCACCTACGGAGATCGTCTCGGCAAAGACCGGGCCGTCGTCTTCATGGGCCACGGCTCTCCTCACAGCGCCAACGCCTTTTACAGCCAGATGGCCCTCTGCCTGGAAAAAGTCTCCGATCGCTTCTTCCTCGGCACCGTCGAGGGATTCCCCTCCTTCGACGACATGGTCCGCCATCTTGAGAAGAGCGGCGTCCGCCGCGTCACCCTCGTTCCCCTCATGATCGTCGCCGGTGACCACGCCCGCAACGACATGGCCGACGGAGACGACCCGGAATCGTGGCTCTCTCAGCTCAAGGAGAAGGGCTACCGCGTCGACGCCGTCATTTCGGGCCTCGGCGAAAACAGCGAGGTCCGGGCCCTCTTCCTCAAACACCTGAAGGCCCTCATCGACTAG
- the typA gene encoding translational GTPase TypA, with translation MTTAEKIRNVAIIAHIDHGKTTLIDAILRSGKVFRENAAMEERVMDSNVLERERGITIKAKHCSVAWKDYRINIVDTPGHADFSGEVERVLSMVDSVLLLVDAAEGPMPQTRYVLMRALRLGLKPIVIINKADRKGADPDRALDQTFDLFLELGASDVQADFPVLYGSGLEGWMARDLDGPRPEGMEELFETIVDYVPAPNAIDGAPFLMQVSTLAWSDYLGRIGCGRVLQGQLRKGETFRRIRTAWAPESRSDGDFIVVEESQEQAVRLWVTEGMERRDVDNVTAGDIIWLSGPQEITIGDTFAAAELENPALPPLEIEEPTVSMFFLVNSGPFAGQEGRAVTIRQLRERLDKELRTDVALRMEELDRADGVKVSGRGDFHLAILIEEMRREGMEFCVSRPEVITRRDGAGHLQEPLEQVLVDVPVDFQGPVIEKLSRRKAELVSMEPTGINIVRLHFEIPSRGLIGYRNEFLTDTRGLGILNSRFIGYTPWKGDISSRTRGSLVSMDRGECTSYQLENLQVRGTLFVRPLDRVYEGMIIGEHCRPNDLPCNPTKQKAMTNHRSATKDSTVVLNVPRTLTLEAALEWIDEDELVEVTPQSTRVRKTILDAELRRKSARKLSQAS, from the coding sequence ATGACAACGGCAGAAAAGATCCGCAATGTGGCCATTATCGCCCACATCGATCACGGCAAGACAACCCTCATCGACGCCATTCTCCGCAGCGGCAAGGTTTTCAGGGAAAACGCCGCCATGGAAGAGCGGGTCATGGACAGCAACGTTCTCGAAAGGGAGCGGGGCATCACCATTAAAGCGAAACACTGCAGCGTCGCCTGGAAGGACTACCGCATCAACATCGTCGACACGCCGGGCCATGCCGATTTCTCCGGAGAGGTCGAGCGCGTCCTTTCCATGGTCGACTCCGTCCTGCTCCTCGTCGATGCCGCCGAGGGGCCCATGCCTCAGACGCGCTACGTCCTCATGCGGGCTCTCCGCCTGGGGCTGAAGCCCATCGTCATCATCAACAAAGCCGACCGCAAGGGAGCTGACCCCGATCGGGCACTCGATCAGACGTTCGATCTCTTCCTCGAGTTGGGCGCATCCGATGTCCAGGCCGATTTTCCCGTCCTCTACGGATCGGGACTCGAGGGATGGATGGCCCGCGATCTCGACGGTCCCAGGCCCGAGGGAATGGAGGAACTTTTCGAGACGATCGTCGACTATGTCCCCGCTCCGAACGCCATCGACGGCGCCCCTTTCCTGATGCAGGTCTCGACTCTGGCCTGGAGCGACTATCTGGGCCGCATCGGATGCGGTCGCGTCCTGCAGGGGCAGCTCCGCAAAGGGGAGACCTTCCGGCGTATCCGGACGGCCTGGGCTCCCGAAAGCCGCAGCGACGGCGATTTCATCGTCGTCGAAGAGTCTCAGGAACAGGCCGTACGCCTCTGGGTCACCGAGGGCATGGAGCGACGCGACGTCGATAACGTGACCGCCGGTGACATCATCTGGCTCAGCGGTCCCCAGGAGATCACCATCGGAGACACCTTTGCCGCCGCCGAGCTGGAGAACCCCGCCCTGCCTCCTCTCGAGATCGAGGAGCCGACGGTCTCCATGTTCTTCCTCGTCAACAGCGGCCCCTTCGCCGGCCAAGAGGGACGGGCCGTGACGATCCGCCAGCTCCGGGAACGTCTGGACAAGGAGCTTCGAACCGACGTGGCCCTTCGCATGGAGGAGCTGGACCGGGCCGACGGGGTCAAGGTCTCGGGACGGGGCGACTTCCACCTGGCCATCCTCATCGAGGAGATGCGCCGCGAGGGCATGGAGTTCTGCGTCTCCCGCCCCGAGGTCATCACCCGCCGCGACGGGGCGGGACACCTGCAGGAACCGCTCGAACAGGTCCTCGTCGACGTCCCCGTCGACTTCCAGGGACCGGTCATCGAAAAACTTTCGCGCCGCAAGGCCGAGCTGGTCTCCATGGAGCCCACGGGCATCAACATCGTTCGCCTCCATTTCGAGATCCCCTCGCGAGGTCTCATCGGCTACCGCAACGAATTCCTCACCGATACGCGGGGGCTGGGCATTCTCAATTCCCGCTTCATCGGCTACACACCCTGGAAGGGCGACATCTCATCCCGGACGAGAGGCTCCCTGGTCAGCATGGACCGGGGCGAGTGCACCAGCTACCAGCTGGAGAATCTCCAGGTCCGGGGCACCCTCTTCGTCCGTCCTCTCGATCGGGTCTACGAGGGGATGATCATCGGCGAACACTGTCGTCCCAACGATCTTCCCTGCAATCCGACGAAACAGAAGGCCATGACGAACCACCGTTCGGCGACGAAGGACAGCACCGTCGTCCTCAACGTCCCCCGAACCCTCACCCTCGAGGCGGCCCTGGAGTGGATCGACGAGGACGAGCTTGTCGAGGTGACGCCCCAGTCGACGCGGGTCCGCAAGACGATCCTCGACGCCGAGTTGCGCCGCAAGTCGGCGCGGAAACTCTCCCAGGCCTCCTGA